One part of the Prosthecobacter debontii genome encodes these proteins:
- a CDS encoding AAA family ATPase, protein MSDTAAAAALVSAFSNLKSALSKRIVGQDAVIEQVFIAIVAGGHSLLEGVPGLAKTLLVKSLADAMHLGFRRIQFTPDLMPADITGTEIIQEDAETGRRKLVFQKGPIFSQIILADEINRTPPKTQAALLEAMQEKSVTVGQETYILPKPFFVLATQNPIEQEGTYPLPEAQKDRFLFLIKVDYPTRDEEREVIARTTGGVQEDIQPVITAEELQAAQALCRKVPVPDHVTDFVLDLVRATRPTEPNALPYVKEMLGWGAGPRASQMLVLAGKVRALLQGRTHVTTDDIEALALPALRHRIVPTFHAEAEGVTVDMIVKELIAKVKKPEAKVL, encoded by the coding sequence ATGTCCGATACCGCCGCTGCAGCAGCCCTCGTTTCAGCATTCAGCAATCTCAAATCCGCTCTCAGCAAACGCATCGTCGGGCAGGATGCCGTCATTGAGCAGGTCTTCATTGCCATCGTGGCCGGAGGCCACAGCTTGTTGGAAGGGGTGCCAGGCCTGGCTAAAACACTCCTGGTCAAGTCACTGGCTGACGCCATGCACCTGGGCTTCCGCCGAATCCAATTCACGCCCGATTTGATGCCAGCAGACATTACCGGCACCGAAATCATCCAGGAAGATGCGGAGACTGGGCGCCGGAAACTAGTCTTCCAAAAGGGTCCCATTTTCTCCCAGATCATCCTGGCGGATGAAATCAACCGCACCCCGCCTAAAACACAGGCCGCACTCCTGGAGGCCATGCAGGAGAAGAGTGTGACAGTGGGCCAGGAGACCTACATCCTGCCGAAGCCTTTCTTTGTACTGGCCACCCAAAACCCCATTGAGCAGGAAGGCACCTACCCCCTACCCGAGGCACAAAAGGACCGCTTTCTTTTCCTCATCAAAGTGGATTACCCCACTCGGGACGAAGAACGTGAAGTCATCGCCCGCACCACGGGAGGCGTGCAGGAGGACATTCAACCCGTCATCACGGCGGAAGAATTGCAAGCCGCCCAAGCGCTCTGCCGCAAGGTGCCGGTGCCAGATCATGTGACCGACTTCGTGCTGGATCTCGTCCGTGCCACGCGCCCTACCGAACCGAATGCCCTGCCGTACGTGAAAGAAATGCTCGGTTGGGGAGCGGGTCCGCGTGCCAGCCAGATGCTCGTGCTCGCCGGAAAGGTCCGCGCCCTTCTTCAAGGTCGCACCCATGTCACCACGGATGACATCGAAGCCCTGGCCCTCCCTGCCCTACGCCACCGCATCGTGCCCACCTTCCATGCGGAAGCTGAAGGCGTGACTGTCGACATGATTGTCAAAGAACTGATTGCCAAGGTAAAGAAACCTGAAGCCAAGGTTCTGTGA
- a CDS encoding Ig-like domain-containing protein, with the protein MKKLLLSLACIVWSLPVVQAATITVSNYNGFAVHGVADSTGTLVGDNGGHGVIGRMTISDTEIQDLIAAKDFVALEAAFEVFAPGAGAFSLGNLEAGAFEAELSASTVPGETNAFADSDIYIWLYTGNNRSSATNYLLAKLPYQFPEDPASGPPAGPVEVFLRPTATFFAGAVSEETHDYGLGDGAVAILQMEVQDHNQAPEVENLNITVVSGGTVSGQVVATDADEDELTFEKVSDPTMGSVDFDTANGTFTYTANAGITTQVTDSFTFKAFDGTIPSAEGTVNITINPAIPEAPVIDEVEPVVGYVGTSYEYQIKIANLPQGQPTSYIASGLPAGLKLDAKTGAIKGIPSKAYESGQTAQISAKNATGTGPKQPITFVIKSVPVEAIGTFVARVERASDNAADLGGRIDLTTSSKGSFTAKLMAGTLAYAGKGYMTITEEDSEPVVNVSIQFLRKGAPTLEANLTLDLSQGPGYAEFQLLGSLSNPAIEQSGVDVKGVRNTWTKLDQPTAFMGAYTYSLTIPEEDKGDETIPQGTGFGALTVTNKGTASFTGKTADGKPFTVATIIGRQGDIPLYCALAGGAGSLVSIPEITTPGVGTGNLNGLSGIMSWSKPEGSTKERAYRDGFGKINLTLSGGLYQGAPVGGIVAGLVNTGPTDMTAKNAWISFSEGGLADGDIETFSFLIMNRKVTSVGQTVVVAKPNPKAGIDDPNPNSISFKLLSKPAGYFTGSFVIPNAVKSNVRKVTYQGTFVRHPDGSFDRVGYFLLPELPDVGEKITTTPMLSGQVLLSDSEPESDPEP; encoded by the coding sequence ATGAAAAAGCTTTTGCTGTCGCTCGCGTGCATCGTCTGGAGCTTACCAGTCGTTCAGGCGGCCACCATCACGGTGTCGAATTACAATGGTTTCGCAGTTCATGGCGTTGCGGATAGCACTGGTACCTTGGTGGGTGACAATGGTGGCCATGGTGTCATCGGCCGAATGACGATTTCTGACACCGAGATTCAGGACTTAATCGCCGCCAAAGACTTTGTGGCTCTCGAAGCGGCTTTTGAAGTCTTCGCTCCTGGGGCAGGTGCTTTCTCTCTGGGTAATTTGGAAGCAGGCGCTTTTGAAGCCGAACTCAGTGCCAGCACCGTGCCAGGAGAGACCAATGCGTTTGCTGACAGTGACATCTACATATGGCTTTACACCGGCAATAATCGTTCATCTGCGACGAACTACTTGTTAGCGAAACTGCCCTATCAGTTCCCTGAGGATCCTGCTTCTGGTCCTCCGGCAGGTCCAGTGGAGGTCTTTTTGCGTCCTACGGCCACTTTCTTTGCTGGTGCAGTCAGTGAAGAGACGCACGACTATGGTTTAGGTGATGGGGCTGTGGCGATTCTCCAGATGGAAGTTCAGGATCATAACCAAGCGCCGGAGGTGGAGAATCTGAATATCACGGTGGTCTCTGGCGGAACGGTCAGTGGCCAAGTGGTGGCAACCGATGCGGATGAAGATGAGTTGACCTTTGAGAAAGTCTCCGACCCAACAATGGGGAGTGTGGATTTCGATACCGCGAACGGCACTTTCACCTATACAGCAAACGCTGGAATCACCACTCAAGTCACTGATAGCTTCACCTTTAAGGCGTTTGACGGGACTATCCCTTCTGCTGAAGGAACCGTCAATATCACCATCAATCCGGCAATTCCCGAAGCTCCGGTGATTGACGAGGTTGAGCCTGTCGTGGGTTACGTCGGCACCTCTTACGAATATCAGATCAAAATTGCTAACCTTCCCCAAGGCCAACCCACCTCCTACATTGCCTCGGGGTTACCTGCGGGGTTGAAGTTGGATGCCAAGACGGGGGCGATCAAAGGCATTCCCAGCAAGGCTTACGAAAGTGGACAGACCGCTCAGATCAGTGCAAAAAATGCGACCGGAACCGGACCTAAACAGCCTATTACATTTGTGATCAAATCCGTGCCTGTGGAGGCTATCGGCACTTTTGTGGCTCGGGTGGAACGTGCTTCCGATAATGCAGCAGACCTAGGCGGGCGGATCGACCTGACGACGAGTTCCAAAGGCAGCTTCACGGCCAAGCTTATGGCTGGCACCCTGGCTTACGCAGGCAAAGGCTATATGACCATTACTGAAGAAGACTCGGAGCCTGTGGTCAATGTCAGCATTCAGTTTCTGCGTAAAGGGGCTCCAACCTTGGAGGCCAATCTGACATTGGATCTGAGCCAAGGTCCTGGGTATGCGGAGTTTCAACTGCTGGGTTCTTTGAGTAATCCCGCAATTGAGCAATCAGGGGTGGATGTCAAGGGGGTCCGCAATACGTGGACGAAGCTGGATCAACCCACCGCTTTCATGGGGGCCTACACCTACAGCTTGACTATTCCTGAGGAGGATAAAGGTGATGAAACGATTCCACAGGGAACTGGTTTTGGCGCTCTGACCGTGACGAACAAAGGCACGGCGAGCTTCACGGGTAAGACGGCGGATGGCAAGCCTTTTACCGTCGCCACGATCATTGGTCGTCAAGGAGATATCCCCTTGTATTGCGCGTTGGCGGGTGGAGCTGGTTCTCTGGTCTCGATTCCAGAAATCACCACTCCGGGGGTAGGCACTGGTAATTTGAATGGCCTCTCGGGCATCATGAGTTGGAGTAAGCCAGAAGGTAGCACCAAGGAGCGGGCTTATCGAGATGGCTTCGGTAAGATCAATTTGACCTTGTCAGGTGGGTTGTATCAGGGGGCCCCCGTAGGTGGGATTGTCGCTGGTTTGGTGAATACGGGGCCAACAGACATGACTGCTAAAAATGCCTGGATTTCTTTTTCTGAAGGTGGTTTGGCCGATGGAGATATCGAGACTTTCTCTTTCCTCATCATGAACAGGAAGGTGACTTCTGTCGGACAGACAGTAGTGGTGGCCAAACCCAATCCCAAGGCAGGGATAGACGACCCCAATCCGAATAGCATTTCTTTCAAGCTGCTTTCCAAGCCCGCGGGGTATTTCACTGGCAGTTTTGTGATCCCCAATGCGGTGAAGTCCAATGTTCGCAAAGTCACCTACCAGGGTACTTTCGTTCGTCATCCTGATGGCAGCTTTGATCGTGTGGGGTACTTCCTTCTCCCTGAATTGCCCGACGTGGGGGAAAAAATTACGACGACTCCAATGCTGAGTGGGCAGGTGCTGCTGAGCGATTCGGAGCCAGAGTCAGATCCAGAACCGTGA